The following are encoded in a window of Mycobacterium decipiens genomic DNA:
- a CDS encoding MarR family winged helix-turn-helix transcriptional regulator gives MIDGPGFRSPQTDLGQALRIAWWSYLLRLDTEMESVGFPERRYAMNYVFALYAQPRPMTISEMGRQFDVSRQAASKIVAELRDRGYVHTAASTTDQREKVVELTPKAIDYVTARLSAAAELDREIRARIGDDGLGELYRALDAVGEVCRGTTEFDPANPYRAPKLW, from the coding sequence ATGATTGACGGACCTGGGTTCCGGTCGCCGCAGACAGACCTCGGCCAAGCACTGCGAATCGCGTGGTGGAGCTATCTCCTTCGGCTCGATACCGAGATGGAGTCGGTCGGGTTCCCGGAGCGGCGCTATGCGATGAATTACGTATTTGCCCTGTATGCCCAACCAAGGCCGATGACCATCTCGGAGATGGGACGACAATTCGACGTCAGTCGCCAGGCGGCCAGCAAGATCGTTGCCGAACTACGCGATCGCGGCTACGTGCACACCGCCGCGTCGACCACCGACCAGCGCGAGAAGGTGGTCGAGCTCACTCCGAAGGCAATCGATTACGTGACGGCGCGCCTGAGCGCGGCAGCCGAGCTTGACCGGGAGATCCGCGCGCGCATCGGCGACGACGGCCTCGGCGAGCTCTACCGGGCGCTGGATGCGGTTGGTGAAGTCTGTCGGGGGACAACGGAGTTCGATCCGGCCAACCCGTACCGCGCCCCCAAGCTGTGGTGA
- a CDS encoding WXG100 family type VII secretion target, giving the protein MTINYQFGDVDTHGATIRAQAASLEAEHQAIVRDVLAAGDFWGGAGSVACQEFISQLGRNFQVIYEQANTHGQKVQAAGSNMAQTDSAVGSSWA; this is encoded by the coding sequence ATGACGATCAATTACCAGTTCGGCGATGTTGACACCCACGGTGCGACCATCCGTGCCCAGGCCGCATCGTTGGAGGCCGAGCACCAGGCCATCGTTCGAGATGTGTTGGCCGCCGGCGACTTTTGGGGTGGCGCCGGTTCGGTGGCCTGCCAGGAGTTCATCAGCCAGTTGGGCCGCAACTTCCAAGTGATCTACGAACAGGCCAACACCCACGGCCAGAAGGTGCAGGCCGCCGGCAGCAACATGGCCCAAACCGATAGCGCCGTCGGCTCCAGCTGGGCTTAA
- a CDS encoding MFS transporter produces the protein MKRIALACLVGSAIEFYDFLIYGTAAALVFPTVFFPHLDPAVATVASMGTFAAAFVSRPLGAAVFGYFGDRLGRKKTLVATLLIMALSTVTVGLVPTATAIGAAAPLILTAMRLLQGFAVGGEWAGSALLSAECAPVAKRGRYGMFTIVGGGIALVFSSLTFLGVNYTIGESSPLFLQWGWRIPFLISAGLIAIALYVRLNIDETPVFARERAAETASSGATRTPIAEVLRRQRREIILAAGSSVTCFGFVYLASTYFATYAHTHLGYSRGSILFDGVLGGLTSIAFTAFSAGLSDQFGRRRLILVGWTAALPWALLVMPLIDSGNPSLFAIAVIGMYAVAAFAFGPMASFIPELFVTRYRYTGTALAVNLAGIAGGAVPPLIAGTLLATYGSWAMGAMLASLALTSLVCTYRLPETTGIALLATESESNNRSR, from the coding sequence ATGAAGCGGATTGCTTTGGCGTGCCTTGTCGGCTCGGCAATCGAGTTCTATGACTTCCTCATTTATGGCACCGCGGCGGCACTGGTGTTTCCCACCGTGTTCTTCCCGCACCTCGATCCGGCGGTGGCCACGGTCGCCTCGATGGGTACATTTGCCGCCGCGTTTGTGTCCCGGCCGCTCGGCGCGGCCGTCTTCGGGTACTTCGGCGACCGCCTCGGCCGCAAGAAGACCCTGGTGGCCACGCTGCTGATCATGGCCCTGTCAACGGTCACGGTCGGGCTGGTTCCCACCGCGACGGCCATCGGTGCCGCTGCGCCACTGATCCTGACGGCCATGCGGCTGCTGCAAGGGTTTGCCGTCGGAGGGGAGTGGGCCGGGTCAGCGCTGCTGAGCGCGGAATGCGCGCCGGTCGCCAAACGTGGCCGGTACGGCATGTTCACCATCGTCGGCGGCGGCATCGCCCTGGTCTTCAGCAGCCTGACCTTTCTGGGCGTGAACTACACCATCGGCGAGAGCAGCCCCTTGTTTCTGCAGTGGGGGTGGCGCATACCGTTTCTGATCAGTGCGGGGTTGATCGCCATTGCCCTGTATGTGCGGCTCAACATCGACGAGACCCCGGTGTTCGCCAGGGAAAGGGCAGCTGAAACGGCCTCTTCCGGGGCAACCAGAACGCCGATCGCCGAAGTATTGCGCCGGCAGCGGCGCGAGATAATCCTGGCCGCGGGCAGCTCGGTCACCTGCTTCGGCTTCGTCTATCTGGCCAGCACCTATTTCGCCACCTACGCCCACACCCACCTGGGGTATTCGCGCGGCAGCATCTTGTTCGACGGTGTGCTGGGCGGGTTGACGTCCATCGCGTTCACGGCATTTTCGGCCGGTCTTTCTGATCAATTCGGTCGCCGGCGCCTCATTTTGGTTGGGTGGACGGCGGCTCTTCCGTGGGCGCTCTTGGTCATGCCGCTGATCGATTCCGGCAATCCCAGTCTGTTCGCGATCGCTGTCATCGGCATGTATGCGGTCGCCGCGTTCGCCTTCGGACCTATGGCATCGTTCATCCCAGAACTGTTCGTTACTCGCTACAGATACACGGGCACCGCGTTGGCGGTGAACCTCGCCGGCATCGCCGGCGGCGCTGTGCCGCCGCTGATTGCCGGCACGCTGCTGGCAACCTATGGCAGCTGGGCGATGGGCGCCATGCTGGCCAGCCTCGCGCTGACCAGCCTGGTATGCACCTATCGGCTGCCCGAAACCACCGGCATAGCCCTGCTCGCGACTGAGTCAGAATCCAACAACCGCTCGCGCTAG